Proteins found in one Deltaproteobacteria bacterium HGW-Deltaproteobacteria-18 genomic segment:
- a CDS encoding site-specific integrase produces the protein MVRRLCLFGGYMAYKENGRWRAAVKFDGTRKTKFFDRKKDAEVWEKEMLASLKQSATLDNETSAPTPLIGLTLKEWLDSYVESQNGCVSTKTYKEKALCRDMFLEQYHGEGRTVKKGGGRGSLTVVQITPLVAQQYFKSERKFGRSGNAVNKDRKNLIAAWNWGVQYYGFPTENPFKRVKRQPESRSPRYIPSLEDFLAVINIADGQDKTLLLTLFYSAGRKSEVFKLMTDDVDLRENRLRLWTRKRKNSDVEADYVPIPPEFKPALCEQMNRHPDVAHVFVSRRGQKPLVDHRRWLYRLCERAGVRAFGFHGIRHLAASVAIADGSVGLLDVQQLLRHKSATTTQRYIHRVTTSNRATSVLASKILGTRRRDT, from the coding sequence ATGGTTAGGCGTCTATGCTTATTTGGAGGCTATATGGCTTACAAAGAGAATGGACGCTGGCGGGCTGCTGTCAAATTTGACGGCACTCGCAAGACAAAGTTCTTTGACAGAAAAAAAGATGCTGAAGTGTGGGAGAAAGAGATGCTGGCATCACTCAAACAGTCAGCGACCCTTGATAATGAAACAAGTGCTCCAACGCCTCTTATCGGTCTGACTCTCAAAGAGTGGCTTGATTCATATGTGGAATCGCAAAATGGCTGCGTGAGCACGAAGACGTACAAGGAAAAGGCTCTTTGTCGCGACATGTTCTTGGAGCAGTACCATGGCGAGGGCAGGACTGTGAAAAAAGGCGGCGGAAGAGGGAGTCTGACAGTGGTGCAAATAACGCCACTTGTCGCACAGCAATACTTCAAATCTGAGCGCAAGTTTGGACGAAGCGGTAACGCTGTGAACAAGGACCGCAAAAACTTGATAGCTGCCTGGAACTGGGGAGTTCAGTACTACGGTTTTCCAACCGAAAATCCTTTCAAGCGAGTCAAGCGTCAGCCGGAATCCAGATCGCCACGATACATCCCATCGTTAGAGGACTTCCTGGCCGTAATCAATATCGCCGATGGCCAGGACAAGACCCTGCTGCTGACCCTGTTTTACTCGGCGGGCCGGAAGAGTGAAGTCTTCAAGTTGATGACCGACGATGTAGATTTGCGGGAGAATAGGCTTCGCTTATGGACCCGTAAACGGAAGAACTCAGACGTAGAGGCAGATTATGTGCCGATCCCTCCTGAATTCAAACCGGCCTTGTGCGAGCAAATGAACCGGCACCCGGACGTGGCTCATGTGTTCGTGAGTAGGCGAGGCCAAAAGCCTTTGGTCGATCACCGACGTTGGCTTTATCGTTTATGTGAACGGGCCGGAGTCAGGGCCTTTGGGTTTCACGGTATTCGCCACCTTGCGGCGAGTGTGGCAATCGCTGACGGTTCGGTAGGTCTTCTTGATGTCCAGCAACTCCTTAGACACAAATCAGCAACTACGACGCAACGCTACATTCATCGTGTCACAACGTCTAATCGGGCCACGTCAGTTTTGGCATCGAAAATTCTTGGGACACGCAGGCGGGACACGTGA
- a CDS encoding adenosine kinase: protein MKKYDVYGMGNALVDMEFEVPDAFLETMGVEKGFMTLVDEERQFELLEYLRSERSVRSGGGSAANTVVANAFFGGKSFYTCLVSNDEMGDFYAQELARAGVGTNLSERRADGVTGKCLVMITPDAERTMNTYLGISESLSIAQLCPEELRESEFLYSEGYLVTSPTARPAVVSAMNMAREAGVKTALSFSDPSMVKYFRLGLEEIVGEGVDLLFCNREEALLWGECRTLAKAVEKLHRNAKAFVVTLGGEGALVYDGEDMHEIDACRVTPLDTNGAGDMFAGAFLYGITHDMNYAQAGEFASLAASRVVQTFGPRLKPEEYAKTLAEFRGR, encoded by the coding sequence ATGAAAAAGTACGATGTTTACGGCATGGGCAACGCCCTGGTCGACATGGAATTCGAGGTGCCCGATGCCTTTTTGGAAACCATGGGCGTGGAAAAGGGCTTCATGACCCTGGTCGACGAAGAGCGGCAGTTCGAGCTGCTCGAATATCTGCGCAGCGAACGCAGCGTCCGCTCGGGCGGAGGGTCGGCTGCCAACACGGTCGTAGCCAACGCCTTTTTCGGCGGAAAGTCCTTTTACACCTGCCTGGTCAGCAACGATGAAATGGGTGATTTCTATGCCCAGGAACTGGCCCGGGCCGGGGTAGGCACCAACCTTTCCGAACGTCGCGCCGACGGTGTCACCGGCAAATGCCTGGTCATGATCACGCCCGACGCCGAGCGGACCATGAACACCTACCTTGGCATCTCCGAATCCCTGTCAATTGCGCAGTTGTGCCCGGAAGAGTTGCGCGAGTCCGAATTTCTCTACTCCGAAGGCTATCTGGTGACCTCGCCCACGGCGAGGCCAGCTGTTGTTTCAGCCATGAACATGGCACGTGAAGCCGGGGTCAAAACCGCGCTGAGTTTCTCCGATCCGTCCATGGTCAAATACTTTCGTCTGGGTCTGGAGGAGATTGTCGGCGAAGGGGTGGATCTGCTTTTCTGCAACCGCGAAGAGGCCCTGCTCTGGGGCGAGTGCCGCACCCTGGCCAAGGCCGTGGAAAAGCTGCACCGCAACGCCAAGGCCTTCGTGGTCACTCTCGGCGGGGAGGGCGCTCTGGTTTATGACGGTGAGGACATGCACGAGATCGACGCCTGCCGGGTTACGCCCCTGGATACCAACGGCGCCGGGGACATGTTTGCCGGAGCCTTCCTGTACGGCATTACCCACGACATGAATTACGCCCAGGCTGGCGAGTTCGCGAGCCTGGCCGCGTCCAGGGTGGTCCAGACCTTCGGCCCCAGGCTCAAGCCCGAAGAGTACGCCAAGACCCTGGCCGAATTTCGGGGCCGGTAG
- a CDS encoding AI-2E family transporter, which yields MEIFRRWMSAVFSDTQLVILFLVLVVSGAIVLSVGNLLAPVIASVVISFLLEGVVRFLVAFRWPRMLAVVLVFGLFMLFLAVMILALVPLLVSQITDLIDNIPWIVSKAQNALVHLPRQYPILTEAQVQTVVDSLTTQFSQYGQQVLAFSLSSVRSVFSFVVYMVLMPIMVFFFLKDKDVILGWLCSFLPQDHTLASTVWMDVKTQAGNYVRGRIWEIFIVWIATYASFLFFGLDYAMLLSLLVGLSVIIPYIGAVVVTVPVLIIAFIQWGFDAQFTWAMIVYFVIQLLDANLLVPLLLSGAVNLHPIASITAILIFGGIWGFWGVFFAIPLASLVQSVLGAWKNRRGYLVES from the coding sequence ATGGAAATTTTTCGCAGATGGATGAGTGCCGTTTTTTCCGACACGCAACTGGTCATCCTTTTTCTGGTGCTGGTCGTCAGCGGGGCGATTGTCCTCTCCGTGGGCAATCTGTTGGCCCCTGTCATCGCCAGCGTGGTCATCTCTTTTCTTCTGGAGGGGGTGGTGCGTTTTCTGGTCGCGTTTCGCTGGCCGCGCATGCTGGCCGTGGTGCTGGTTTTCGGGCTGTTCATGCTTTTTCTGGCGGTGATGATCCTGGCGCTGGTGCCGCTATTGGTGTCCCAGATCACGGACCTCATCGACAACATCCCCTGGATCGTCTCCAAGGCGCAGAACGCCCTTGTGCACCTGCCGAGGCAGTATCCGATCCTGACCGAGGCCCAGGTGCAGACAGTGGTCGACTCCCTGACCACCCAGTTTTCCCAGTATGGTCAGCAGGTCCTGGCCTTTTCCCTGTCCTCCGTGCGCTCCGTCTTTTCCTTCGTGGTCTACATGGTGCTCATGCCGATCATGGTCTTCTTCTTTCTCAAGGATAAGGACGTTATCCTTGGATGGTTGTGCAGCTTCCTGCCCCAGGACCATACCCTGGCCAGCACGGTCTGGATGGACGTCAAGACCCAGGCCGGAAACTACGTGCGCGGCCGGATCTGGGAAATCTTCATCGTCTGGATCGCGACCTACGCCTCCTTCTTGTTTTTTGGGTTGGACTACGCAATGCTCCTTAGTCTTCTGGTCGGCCTGTCCGTGATCATCCCGTATATCGGTGCCGTGGTCGTGACCGTGCCTGTGCTTATCATCGCCTTCATCCAGTGGGGTTTTGATGCGCAGTTCACCTGGGCCATGATCGTCTATTTCGTGATCCAACTCCTGGACGCCAACCTGCTTGTGCCGTTGCTGCTGTCCGGGGCCGTCAACCTGCACCCCATCGCCTCCATCACGGCTATCCTGATTTTCGGCGGCATATGGGGCTTTTGGGGCGTATTTTTCGCCATCCCGCTGGCCTCGCTGGTGCAGTCGGTGCTCGGCGCCTGGAAGAATCGCCGCGGATACCTGGTGGAAAGTTAG
- a CDS encoding glutamine synthetase type III, with translation MNGLTARRDAIKAITDYKPMHAPLNFNETSLTEMFGSNVFNDKVMRERLPKTVYKSLKKTIELGEKLDASVADVVANAMKDWAIEKGATHFTHVFYPLTGLTAEKHDSFLTPDGMGGAVAEFSGKMLIQGEPDASSFPSGGLRATFEARGYTAWDVTSPAYILENPNGTFLCIPTAFVSWTGEALDKKTPLLRSMQALNKQAKRVLKLFGVETKLPLTSYAGPEQEYFLIDRNFIFARPDLLIAGRSLFGAKPPKGQEFEDQYFGVTPRRVMSFMMEVDRELFKLGVPVKTRHNEVAPSQFEIAPIYEQGNLATDHNQLVMTVLRSVAKRYGMVCLLHEKPFAGINGSGKHLNYSIGNDEVGCLFDPGDTPHDNAQFLVFCAAAIRAVHKYGPMLRATVASASNDHRLGANEAPPAIMSIYLGEQLTDVFEQFKKGEVKSSKKKSVMNIGVDTLPPLPMDPGDRNRTSPFAFTGNRFEFRAVGSSMSIAGSQVALNTMMSESLDYIATELEKATGGKKTKLNEAVQNLLQKIMIEHDAVIFNGDGYSDEWHQEAEKRGLANLKATPDALPMLSIPSTIELFTKYGVLSEAELRSREEIYLEQYCKTIETEANLMLRMSKTVIFPASFRYQNELAQACANLQAIGKEFGTTTLDQLTTNLRGMQKVTYELEALLEGEKGKTTLDHANYFYKTILPAMAEVRKHADLLETLVADDLWTLPSYQEMLFIR, from the coding sequence ATGAACGGACTCACGGCCCGCAGGGACGCCATCAAGGCAATCACAGACTACAAACCCATGCATGCTCCCCTGAATTTCAACGAGACTTCCCTGACCGAAATGTTTGGAAGCAACGTTTTCAATGACAAGGTCATGCGTGAACGCCTGCCCAAGACCGTCTATAAATCACTGAAGAAGACCATCGAACTGGGCGAGAAACTTGACGCTTCCGTGGCCGATGTCGTGGCCAACGCCATGAAGGATTGGGCCATCGAGAAGGGCGCCACCCATTTCACCCACGTCTTCTACCCCCTGACCGGCCTGACCGCGGAGAAGCACGACTCCTTCCTCACTCCCGACGGCATGGGCGGGGCAGTGGCCGAATTCAGCGGCAAGATGCTCATCCAGGGCGAGCCCGACGCCTCCAGCTTTCCTTCCGGCGGTCTGCGCGCCACCTTCGAAGCCCGCGGCTACACTGCCTGGGACGTGACCAGTCCGGCCTACATCCTTGAGAATCCCAACGGAACTTTCCTGTGCATCCCCACGGCCTTCGTGTCCTGGACCGGCGAGGCCCTGGACAAGAAGACTCCGCTGCTGCGGTCCATGCAGGCCCTGAACAAGCAGGCAAAGCGCGTGCTGAAGCTGTTCGGCGTCGAGACCAAGCTGCCCCTGACCAGCTATGCAGGTCCCGAGCAGGAATATTTTCTCATCGATCGCAATTTCATCTTCGCCCGTCCCGACCTGCTCATCGCCGGCCGCAGCCTCTTCGGCGCCAAGCCGCCCAAGGGTCAGGAGTTCGAGGACCAGTATTTCGGCGTAACCCCGCGCCGCGTCATGTCCTTCATGATGGAAGTGGACCGCGAACTGTTCAAGCTCGGCGTACCGGTCAAGACCCGTCACAACGAAGTGGCCCCCAGCCAGTTCGAGATCGCGCCCATCTACGAGCAGGGCAACCTGGCCACGGACCACAACCAGCTGGTCATGACCGTGCTGCGCAGCGTGGCCAAGCGTTATGGCATGGTCTGCCTGCTGCACGAGAAGCCCTTCGCCGGCATCAACGGCTCAGGCAAGCATCTCAATTATTCCATCGGCAACGATGAAGTCGGCTGCCTCTTCGATCCCGGCGACACGCCGCACGACAATGCCCAGTTCCTGGTCTTCTGTGCCGCCGCCATCCGCGCCGTGCACAAGTACGGCCCGATGCTGCGCGCCACCGTGGCCAGCGCCTCCAACGACCATCGCCTTGGCGCCAACGAGGCTCCTCCGGCCATCATGTCCATATATCTGGGCGAACAGCTGACCGACGTTTTCGAGCAGTTCAAGAAAGGCGAGGTCAAGAGCTCCAAGAAGAAGAGCGTCATGAACATCGGCGTGGACACGCTGCCGCCCCTGCCCATGGATCCGGGCGACCGCAACCGCACCAGCCCCTTCGCCTTCACCGGCAACCGCTTCGAATTCCGCGCGGTGGGTTCCTCCATGTCCATCGCCGGCTCGCAGGTGGCCCTGAACACCATGATGTCCGAGTCCCTGGACTACATCGCCACCGAACTGGAAAAAGCCACCGGCGGCAAGAAGACCAAGCTCAATGAAGCAGTACAGAATCTCCTGCAGAAAATCATGATTGAGCACGATGCGGTCATCTTCAACGGCGACGGCTATTCCGACGAATGGCATCAGGAAGCCGAAAAACGCGGCCTGGCCAACCTGAAGGCCACCCCCGACGCCCTGCCCATGCTGTCCATCCCATCGACCATCGAGCTCTTCACCAAGTACGGCGTGCTGAGCGAGGCCGAGCTGCGGTCCCGCGAAGAAATCTACCTGGAGCAGTACTGCAAGACCATCGAGACCGAAGCCAACCTGATGCTGCGGATGTCCAAGACCGTCATCTTCCCGGCTTCCTTCCGCTATCAGAACGAGCTGGCCCAGGCCTGCGCCAACCTTCAGGCCATCGGCAAGGAATTCGGCACGACCACCCTCGACCAGCTGACCACCAACCTGCGCGGCATGCAGAAGGTCACCTACGAACTTGAAGCGTTGCTTGAAGGTGAGAAGGGCAAAACGACCCTCGATCACGCCAACTACTTCTACAAGACCATCCTGCCTGCCATGGCCGAGGTCAGAAAGCATGCCGACCTCCTGGAAACGCTCGTCGCCGACGATCTGTGGACGCTGCCCAGCTACCAGGAAATGCTCTTCATCCGCTAA
- a CDS encoding histidine kinase — protein MPAAVPSATNLHLLSRYPIFTASKTVWGYEIQATSSLAPGLPPDPERANVGAAVIAGDYIGLNTILARNKKMLLSYTRDQLQKQIPYAFPAQSSAILISPDYQNDPDLLPALKQMAADGHTIALEWNAAITPQAALMELASVICLGSPDMAEELAKIPRADKTLIARNVTTREELERLQNMGISLFQGRFFKTAEIIPGKKLSSHQNSRLQILRIIEAESPNLDQLAQTIQADVSLSYRLLTYLNSPTFGFMRKIDSIRQAITLLGWVNVRNWLRAVLLADISQGEEQVELLHLSLWRGKFLEQTVAGHDYWDFKPDEMFLLGMFSLLDAILGIPMADALAFLPLNDAQKKALRGENTTEYMPLLTLMLAFEDQDADAPGAILQDLNLEQETMRRLYREAGAWASSILEIGQGA, from the coding sequence ATGCCCGCAGCCGTTCCGAGCGCCACGAACCTGCATCTGCTGTCCAGGTATCCGATCTTTACCGCCTCCAAGACAGTATGGGGTTACGAAATCCAGGCTACCTCGAGCCTTGCCCCGGGGCTGCCTCCAGACCCGGAACGGGCCAACGTCGGGGCAGCGGTCATCGCCGGTGACTACATCGGCCTGAACACCATCCTGGCCCGCAACAAGAAAATGCTCCTCTCCTACACCCGGGACCAGTTGCAAAAGCAGATCCCCTACGCCTTTCCGGCGCAATCCTCCGCCATCCTGATCAGCCCGGACTACCAGAACGACCCGGACCTGCTCCCGGCGCTGAAGCAGATGGCGGCGGACGGGCACACCATCGCCCTGGAGTGGAATGCCGCAATCACGCCTCAGGCCGCCCTCATGGAACTGGCCTCCGTGATCTGCCTTGGCTCCCCCGACATGGCCGAAGAGCTTGCAAAAATACCCAGGGCCGACAAGACCCTGATCGCGCGCAACGTGACCACCCGCGAAGAACTGGAACGGCTGCAAAACATGGGCATCTCCCTTTTCCAGGGGCGCTTCTTCAAGACCGCCGAGATCATCCCCGGCAAGAAGCTGTCCTCGCACCAGAATTCACGCCTGCAGATCCTGCGCATCATCGAGGCCGAATCACCCAACCTGGACCAGCTGGCCCAGACCATCCAGGCCGACGTGAGCCTTTCCTACCGGCTGCTCACCTACCTCAACTCCCCGACTTTCGGGTTCATGCGCAAGATCGATTCCATCCGCCAGGCCATCACCCTTCTGGGCTGGGTCAACGTGCGCAACTGGCTGCGCGCCGTGCTGCTGGCAGACATCTCGCAGGGCGAGGAACAGGTCGAGCTCCTGCATCTTTCATTGTGGCGGGGAAAATTTCTGGAACAGACCGTCGCCGGTCACGACTACTGGGACTTCAAGCCCGACGAGATGTTTCTGCTGGGCATGTTTTCGCTGCTCGACGCCATCCTCGGAATCCCCATGGCCGACGCCCTGGCCTTTCTGCCTTTGAACGACGCGCAGAAAAAAGCCCTGCGCGGCGAAAACACGACGGAATACATGCCGCTGCTCACGCTCATGCTGGCCTTCGAGGATCAGGATGCAGATGCGCCGGGTGCAATCCTCCAAGACCTGAATCTGGAGCAGGAAACCATGCGGCGGCTGTATCGCGAGGCAGGCGCCTGGGCTTCTTCCATCCTTGAAATCGGCCAAGGCGCCTGA
- a CDS encoding glycogen phosphorylase produces MTDPEINKNVETLKDDIQRHVALTLGSDPFPPRKGRYYLGLCYSVRDRLLGQWLETQRSYYDSITKRVYYMSLEFLPGRFLMNYIQALGMEEECREAVRDFGLELDELLEEEWNPGLGNGGLGRLASCYMDSMATCKIPGYGYGILYDYGIFYQTIVNGYQHEGCDNWLRQDSPWVLRRGHFMFLINFYGRSEAYEDSAGHERFRWVDTESVMAMACDIMVPGHQNGHVTNMRLWKAISTRDFELEHFNRGDYIGAVQSKVESENISKVLYPNDTSPRGKELRLRQQYFFVAATFQDILRRFRKNNYSSFDCFPDQVAVQLNDTHPAVSIAELMRILVDEEALTWETAWTICQKTFSYTNHTVLPEALETWSVELIGRMLPRHLQIIFEINRRFLDDVGQRFPGRVDLLRSLSLIAEDDGKQVRMAHLAIVGSHTVNGVAELHSKILKTRLFKDFNTLYPGKFTNVTNGITPRRWLMQANPALSELISSVIGSEWIHDLSHLSELAAHADDPEFQQRWQEVRKRNKKLLARYVLRKLGVGINPATLFDMHIKRIHEYKRQILNVLHVITLYNRIRSESIVHHVPRTVFFAGKAAPGYLQAKLIIKLVNAVGQAVNADAAVGNDLRVVFLPNYCVSQAEKLIPAADLSEQISTAGMEASGTGNMKFSLNGALTIGTLDGANIEIREVVGEDNFFLFGNTEEDVHRLHSGGYDPVQIYESNLELKKALDMISTGFFSPEAPALFRPIVDSLLSHGDYYLVLADYAKYVAEQARVSKCYEDPALWTRMSILNTANMGKFSSDRSIMEYARNIWKVSPLA; encoded by the coding sequence ATGACGGACCCTGAAATCAATAAGAACGTTGAGACCCTGAAGGACGACATACAGCGGCATGTGGCCCTGACCCTGGGCAGCGACCCGTTCCCCCCGCGCAAGGGACGCTACTATCTGGGCCTGTGCTACAGCGTGCGCGACCGTCTGCTGGGCCAGTGGCTTGAGACCCAGCGCTCATATTACGACTCGATCACCAAACGCGTTTACTACATGTCCCTGGAATTTTTGCCCGGACGGTTCCTGATGAACTATATTCAGGCCCTGGGCATGGAGGAGGAGTGCCGCGAGGCGGTGCGGGATTTCGGGCTGGAGCTGGACGAACTGCTCGAGGAGGAATGGAATCCGGGGCTCGGGAACGGAGGCCTTGGCCGCTTGGCCTCATGCTACATGGACTCCATGGCCACGTGCAAGATTCCCGGTTACGGGTATGGCATTCTCTACGACTACGGCATTTTTTATCAGACCATCGTCAATGGCTATCAGCACGAAGGCTGCGACAACTGGCTGCGTCAGGATTCCCCCTGGGTGCTCAGGCGCGGGCATTTCATGTTTCTGATCAATTTTTACGGCCGCAGCGAGGCCTACGAAGACAGCGCCGGGCACGAGCGTTTCCGCTGGGTGGACACGGAGTCAGTCATGGCCATGGCCTGCGACATCATGGTGCCCGGTCATCAGAACGGTCACGTGACCAACATGCGTCTGTGGAAGGCCATCTCCACCCGGGATTTCGAGCTCGAACATTTCAACCGGGGCGATTATATCGGCGCGGTTCAGTCCAAGGTCGAGAGCGAGAACATCTCCAAGGTTCTCTATCCCAACGACACCAGCCCGCGTGGCAAGGAGCTCAGGCTGCGGCAGCAGTATTTCTTCGTGGCCGCGACGTTCCAGGACATTCTGCGGCGTTTTCGCAAGAACAACTACTCCTCTTTCGACTGCTTTCCCGATCAGGTCGCGGTGCAGCTCAACGACACCCATCCGGCCGTCAGCATCGCGGAACTCATGCGCATCCTGGTCGACGAAGAGGCCCTGACCTGGGAGACGGCCTGGACCATCTGTCAGAAGACGTTTTCCTACACCAACCACACCGTCCTGCCGGAGGCCCTGGAGACCTGGTCCGTGGAACTCATAGGGCGCATGCTGCCCAGGCATTTGCAGATCATCTTCGAGATCAACCGTCGCTTTCTGGATGACGTGGGTCAGCGTTTCCCGGGCCGTGTCGATCTTTTGAGGTCTCTGTCCCTGATCGCCGAGGACGATGGAAAGCAGGTGCGCATGGCCCACCTGGCCATCGTCGGCAGCCACACGGTCAACGGCGTGGCCGAGTTGCATTCGAAGATTCTCAAGACGCGGCTGTTCAAGGATTTCAACACTCTTTATCCCGGCAAGTTCACCAACGTTACCAACGGCATCACTCCCCGGCGCTGGCTGATGCAGGCCAATCCGGCCCTGTCCGAACTGATCAGCTCCGTCATCGGGTCCGAGTGGATTCATGACCTGTCGCATCTGTCCGAACTGGCCGCGCATGCCGACGATCCTGAATTCCAGCAGCGCTGGCAGGAAGTGCGCAAGCGCAACAAGAAGCTCCTGGCCCGCTATGTCCTGCGCAAACTCGGCGTGGGCATCAATCCGGCCACGCTTTTCGACATGCACATCAAGCGCATCCACGAGTACAAAAGGCAGATCCTGAACGTTCTGCACGTCATCACCCTCTACAACCGCATCCGCTCGGAAAGCATCGTGCACCACGTTCCGCGCACGGTGTTCTTTGCCGGCAAGGCCGCGCCGGGATATCTCCAGGCCAAGCTCATCATCAAGCTCGTCAACGCCGTGGGCCAGGCCGTGAACGCCGATGCCGCCGTGGGCAATGACCTGCGGGTCGTTTTTCTGCCCAACTACTGCGTCTCGCAGGCGGAAAAGCTCATCCCGGCCGCGGATCTGTCCGAGCAGATATCCACGGCGGGCATGGAGGCATCGGGCACCGGCAACATGAAGTTCTCTCTCAACGGGGCGCTGACCATCGGCACCCTGGACGGGGCCAACATAGAGATCAGGGAGGTGGTGGGGGAGGACAACTTCTTCCTCTTCGGCAACACCGAAGAAGATGTGCACCGTTTGCATTCCGGGGGCTATGACCCGGTGCAGATCTACGAAAGCAACCTCGAGCTCAAAAAAGCGCTGGACATGATCTCCACCGGATTCTTCTCGCCGGAGGCACCGGCCCTTTTCAGGCCCATCGTCGATTCGCTCCTGTCCCACGGCGACTATTATCTGGTCCTGGCTGATTACGCGAAATACGTGGCGGAACAGGCCCGGGTCTCAAAATGCTACGAGGACCCTGCCCTTTGGACGCGCATGTCCATCCTGAACACGGCCAACATGGGGAAATTCTCCAGCGATCGCTCGATCATGGAGTACGCGCGGAACATCTGGAAGGTTTCGCCCCTGGCCTGA
- the msrB gene encoding peptide-methionine (R)-S-oxide reductase, translating to MRKCPKTTRLLLLIALILWPAGGYSMDKITKTDAQWREILSPEQYHVLREKGTEPAFSGQYNENHEKGTYVCAGCETPLFHSDAKFDSGTGWPSFFKPLDETHIAKHEDKSWFMVRTEVLCAVCDGHLGHVFPDGPEPTGLRYCINSLALQFKPEASDK from the coding sequence ATGAGAAAATGCCCGAAAACGACAAGGTTGCTTCTGTTAATAGCCCTCATTTTATGGCCCGCGGGAGGATACTCGATGGACAAGATCACGAAGACAGACGCCCAGTGGCGGGAAATATTGAGCCCCGAACAGTACCATGTGCTGCGCGAAAAGGGTACCGAACCCGCCTTCAGCGGACAATACAACGAAAATCACGAAAAAGGAACGTATGTTTGCGCTGGCTGTGAGACCCCGCTCTTCCACTCCGACGCCAAATTCGATTCGGGAACAGGCTGGCCCAGTTTTTTCAAGCCACTAGACGAAACGCATATCGCAAAGCATGAAGACAAATCCTGGTTCATGGTCCGCACCGAAGTGCTCTGCGCTGTCTGTGACGGACATCTGGGCCATGTATTCCCCGATGGACCAGAGCCCACTGGATTGCGTTACTGCATCAATTCCCTTGCTCTGCAATTTAAACCCGAAGCCTCTGATAAATAG
- a CDS encoding stress responsive protein: protein MVGHIVMWKLKETAEGRSAAENAAIMKDMLGALPGLIPQLRTLVVSTDVFASIPETEVVLYTVFDSPEDLQTYQVHPEHQKCVAFVSAVAAERRMADYNF, encoded by the coding sequence ATGGTCGGACATATTGTGATGTGGAAACTGAAGGAGACCGCAGAGGGTCGGAGTGCGGCGGAAAACGCGGCGATCATGAAGGACATGCTCGGGGCCCTGCCGGGACTCATCCCCCAGCTGCGCACCCTGGTCGTCAGCACGGACGTTTTTGCCTCCATACCCGAGACCGAGGTGGTCCTGTACACGGTCTTCGATTCTCCCGAAGACCTGCAGACGTACCAGGTCCACCCCGAACACCAGAAATGCGTGGCCTTCGTCTCGGCCGTGGCCGCCGAGAGGCGCATGGCGGATTACAACTTCTAG
- a CDS encoding nicotinate (nicotinamide) nucleotide adenylyltransferase produces MSGSVGILGGSFNPVHNGHLRMAIEAREALGLERVDLLPAKVPPHKGESGLLDFGLRLTLLRQAVEGVEGLGVSALEGEMPVPSYSYATLTRLCAMFPDTNHVFVLGSPDFMTLPDWHRGLELPLLADIAVVDRLGLGQAAVDDFLDRHWEWREEGPGVRRIAAGRRVMLVPMARLDVSASMVREKFCAGLETSGLVPEAVRGRMLSEPRIFKDCWNVSP; encoded by the coding sequence TTGTCCGGTTCGGTGGGGATTCTCGGCGGATCATTCAACCCCGTGCACAACGGGCATCTGCGCATGGCCATCGAAGCCCGTGAGGCGCTTGGGCTTGAGCGGGTGGATCTTCTGCCCGCCAAGGTCCCCCCGCACAAGGGCGAGTCGGGGCTGCTCGATTTCGGCCTGCGCCTGACCCTGCTGCGCCAGGCGGTGGAAGGGGTGGAGGGGCTGGGGGTCAGCGCCCTGGAGGGCGAGATGCCCGTCCCTTCATATTCGTATGCGACCCTGACCCGCCTGTGTGCAATGTTTCCGGATACCAATCATGTCTTTGTTCTCGGCAGTCCGGATTTTATGACCCTGCCCGACTGGCACCGTGGGCTGGAGCTGCCGCTCTTGGCCGACATTGCCGTGGTGGACCGGCTCGGGCTGGGGCAGGCGGCAGTGGACGATTTTCTGGACAGGCACTGGGAATGGCGGGAGGAAGGGCCGGGCGTGCGGCGCATCGCGGCAGGTCGCCGGGTCATGCTGGTGCCCATGGCGCGTCTGGATGTCAGCGCGAGCATGGTGCGGGAAAAATTTTGTGCGGGCCTCGAAACGAGCGGGCTCGTGCCGGAAGCGGTCCGGGGGCGGATGTTGTCCGAACCACGGATTTTCAAGGATTGCTGGAACGTATCACCCTAA